In Mercurialis annua linkage group LG5, ddMerAnnu1.2, whole genome shotgun sequence, a single genomic region encodes these proteins:
- the LOC126683470 gene encoding plastid lipid-associated protein 3, chloroplastic gives MKSGREIVIILEDRMASLLSLNSSSSIFSKNLNTQTSSKIPIPLRFFFNKPSLSLHFTSVGLLHPKSVFHCSSSSSSFESESESASESESKPNAYQTQDPNSSSSPVIVTDEWGEKTEPEPEYPSALDADPPKDDDEWEEEYASGGNGSTGGGSAAVGKDDRVEELKRCLVDTVYGTNFGFEASPEVRGEILELVNQLEALNPTPAPVDAFPKFDGNWVLLYTAFSELLPILALSSVPLLKVEKISQAVDTSNLTITNTASLSSPFATFSFSATAAFEVRSSSRIQVEFKEGTLHPPKINSRIDLPVNIDILGQNINLSPVQQSLNPLQDLVANISRTISGQPPFKVPIPGDRSKSWLLVTFLDEDVQISRGDGGLFVLVKEGSPLLDL, from the exons ATGAAAAGTGGAAGAGAAATAGTGATTATACTAGAGGACAGGATGGCCTCTCTTCTCTCGTTAAACTCCTCTTCTTCCATCTTCTCCAAAAATCTCAACACCCAAACCTCTTCTAAAATCCCAATACCTCTCCGTTTCTTCTTCAACAAACCCTCTCTATCACTTCATTTCACTTCCGTAGGTCTACTTCATCCAAAATCCGTATTCCACTGCTCATCCTCTTCATCTTCTTTCGAATCCGAATCCGAATCCGCATCAGAATCTGAATCCAAACCCAATGCTTACCAGACCCAGGATCCTAATTCAAGCTCTTCCCCAGTTATTGTCACCGACGAATGGGGCGAAAAGACAGAACCAGAACCCGAATACCCTTCAGCTTTGGACGCGGATCCTCCAAAGGATGATGACGAGTGGGAGGAGGAGTATGCTTCCGGGGGAAATGGTAGTACCGGCGGTGGTAGCGCGGCGGTTGGTAAGGATGATAGAGTAGAGGAGTTGAAGAGGTGTTTGGTTGATACTGTTTATGGCACTAATTTTGGTTTTGAGGCGAGCCCTGAAGTCAGAGGAGAGATTTTGGAGTTGGTTAATCAGTTGGAGGCTTTGAACCCTACTCCTGCCCCTGTCGATGCTTTTCCCAAATTTGATGGCAACTGGGTTTTGTT GTATACTGCATTTTCTGAGCTATTACCAATTCTTGCTTTGAGTTCGGTGCCTCTGTTGAAAGTTGAAAAGATATCCCAAGCAGTTGATACCAGCAATCTTACCATCACAAACACGGCTTCATTGTCGAGTCCTTTTGCCACTTTCTCATTCAGTGCAACTGCCGCATTTGAAGTTCGAAGTTCTTCAAGAATACAG GTTGAATTTAAAGAAGGCACACTGCATCCCCCAAAGATAAACTCTAGGATTGATCTCCCTGTAAATATCGATATTTTAGGCCAGAATATCAATTTATCACCAGTGCAGCAATCACTTAACCCTCTGCAGGACTTGGTGGCGAATATTTCAAGAACTATTTCCGGGCAGCCGCCATTTAAGGTTCCAATTCCTGGTGACCGGTCAAAGTCATGGCTTCTCGTTACATTTCTCGATGAGGATGTACAGATATCCAGAGGAGATGGTGGCCTTTTTGTTCTTGTTAAAGAAGGAAGTCCTCTTTTAGATTTGTAA